The Plectropomus leopardus isolate mb chromosome 7, YSFRI_Pleo_2.0, whole genome shotgun sequence genome window below encodes:
- the rab11al gene encoding RAB11a, member RAS oncogene family, like, translated as MTNREDEYDYLFKVVLIGDSGVGKSNLLSRFTRNEFNLESKSTIGVEFATRSIQVEGKTIKAQIWDTAGQERYRAITSAYYRGAVGALLVYDIAKHLTYENAERWLKELQDHADSNIVIMLVGNKSDLRHLRAVPTDEARAMAEKNGLSFLETSALDSTNVEQAFQTILTAIYNIVSQRQMSGRNDSDFSPASNVVPITVEPTQNSASKGVCCQTN; from the exons TGGTGCTGATCGGTGATTCAGGTGTAGGGAAGAGTAACCTGCTGTCCCGCTTCACCCGAAATGAGTTCAACCTGGAGAGCAAGAGTACCATCGGGGTGGAGTTTGCCACACGCAGCATTCAGGTAGAAGGAAAGACCATCAAGGCTCAGATCTGGGACACAGCTGGACAGGAGCGATACCGAGCTATCACTTCTGC GTACTACCGCGGAGCAGTCGGAGCTCTCCTGGTTTATGACATCGCCAAGCACCTGACGTATGAGAACGCGGAGCGCTGGCTGAAGGAGCTGCAGGACCACGCAGACAGCAACATAGTCATCATGCTAGTGGGCAACAAAAGCGATCTACGCCACCTAAGAGCGGTGCCAACAGATGAGGCCAGGGCCATGGCAG AGAAGAACGGCTTGTCTTTCCTGGAGACATCAGCGTTAGACTCAACTAATGTGGAGCAGGCTTTCCAGACTATTCTCACAG CCATCTACAACATCGTGTCACAGAGGCAGATGTCAGGGCGAAACGACTCAGACTTCTCACCAGCCTCCAACGTAGTGCCCATCACGGTTGAGCCCACCCAAAACTCAGCCAGTAAGGGTGTCTGCTGCCAGACCAACTGA